In Pseudoalteromonas sp. MM1, a single window of DNA contains:
- the gshB gene encoding glutathione synthase, whose product MAIKLGIISDPISGFNIKKDTGFAMMMQAQERGYEIYYMEMDDLSLRQGKSYATAAKAQVFNNTEKWYELEEKTTIALADLDVILMRKDPPFDTEYIYATYILERAEQEGTLIINKPQSLRDANEKLFTAWFSEHTPDTLVTRSQAQIRAFLAEHKDIILKPLDGMGGASIFRIKEDDANIGVICETLTEHGSRFAMVQNYIPEIKQGDKRVLVVDGEVIPYCLARIPQNGETRGNLAAGGRGEARPLSESDLKIAQAVAPTLKEKGLVFVGLDIIGDKLTEINVTAPTCVREIEAAYDISITGILFDAIERKLAK is encoded by the coding sequence ATGGCAATTAAGTTAGGAATTATCTCTGATCCTATTAGTGGATTTAACATCAAAAAAGACACCGGTTTTGCAATGATGATGCAAGCGCAGGAGCGTGGTTACGAAATTTACTACATGGAGATGGATGATTTATCACTTCGCCAAGGTAAGTCGTATGCAACCGCAGCGAAAGCGCAAGTATTTAATAACACCGAAAAGTGGTATGAGCTTGAAGAAAAAACCACAATAGCCCTTGCCGACCTAGACGTTATTTTAATGCGAAAAGATCCACCGTTCGACACGGAATACATTTACGCAACATATATATTAGAGCGTGCAGAGCAAGAAGGTACGTTAATTATTAATAAACCACAAAGCCTGCGCGATGCTAACGAAAAGCTATTTACAGCGTGGTTTAGCGAGCACACCCCCGATACATTAGTAACTCGCAGCCAAGCGCAAATACGTGCGTTTTTAGCCGAGCACAAAGACATTATTTTAAAACCACTTGATGGCATGGGTGGCGCGTCTATTTTCCGCATTAAAGAAGATGATGCAAACATTGGTGTTATTTGTGAAACGCTCACCGAGCACGGTAGCCGTTTTGCTATGGTGCAAAATTATATACCAGAGATCAAACAAGGCGATAAACGCGTATTGGTTGTTGATGGTGAAGTAATCCCGTACTGTTTAGCGCGTATCCCACAAAACGGTGAAACCCGGGGTAATTTAGCAGCAGGCGGTCGCGGTGAAGCGCGCCCTCTTAGCGAGTCAGACCTTAAAATAGCCCAAGCAGTTGCCCCTACCCTTAAAGAAAAAGGCTTGGTGTTTGTAGGGCTAGATATTATTGGCGACAAGCTCACCGAAATTAATGTAACTGCACCAACGTGTGTACGTGAAATTGAAGCCGCTTACGATATATCTATAACCGGTATTTTGTTTGATGCCATCGAGCGCAAGCTTGCTAAATAA
- the rsmE gene encoding 16S rRNA (uracil(1498)-N(3))-methyltransferase has product MRVPHIYQASSIALNTPVSLNDDAAGHIGRVLRMKVGEHVSIFNGEGGEYFSEIIEVTKKSVVVMPLRFDEHDVESELKIHLGQCVSRGDKMDFTIQKSVELGITEITPIFSQRCGVKLSGDRLEKKHQQWQKIAISAAEQSGRNFVPVVHTPIDLKQWLEQQTNAIKLTLHPRAEHSIKTITVPSAGVRFLVGPEGGFTDEEMLQTKDQHFVDIRLGPRVLRTETAALTVLSALQLQFGDLAN; this is encoded by the coding sequence ATGCGAGTACCTCATATTTATCAGGCATCAAGTATTGCCTTAAACACCCCGGTTTCTTTAAACGATGATGCAGCCGGCCATATTGGCCGTGTATTGCGCATGAAAGTAGGCGAACATGTGTCTATTTTTAATGGCGAAGGCGGTGAATACTTCAGTGAAATTATTGAAGTAACAAAAAAATCAGTTGTTGTTATGCCACTGCGTTTTGATGAACATGATGTCGAATCTGAGCTTAAAATTCATTTAGGGCAATGTGTATCACGTGGCGATAAAATGGACTTTACTATCCAAAAATCTGTTGAGCTGGGTATTACTGAAATCACCCCTATTTTTAGCCAGCGCTGCGGCGTTAAACTCAGTGGCGACCGCTTAGAGAAAAAACACCAACAATGGCAAAAAATTGCAATTTCAGCTGCCGAGCAATCGGGGCGCAACTTTGTGCCTGTTGTACACACACCGATTGATTTAAAGCAATGGCTTGAGCAACAAACAAACGCCATTAAGCTCACTTTGCACCCTCGTGCTGAGCACAGTATTAAAACAATAACCGTTCCAAGCGCCGGTGTGCGCTTTTTAGTTGGTCCTGAAGGGGGCTTTACCGATGAAGAAATGCTGCAAACTAAAGATCAGCACTTTGTAGATATTCGCTTAGGGCCACGTGTTTTGCGAACAGAAACAGCTGCTTTAACGGTCTTAAGTGCATTACAGTTACAATTTGGCGACTTAGCTAATTGA